In Scophthalmus maximus strain ysfricsl-2021 chromosome 5, ASM2237912v1, whole genome shotgun sequence, a single window of DNA contains:
- the tmem68 gene encoding transmembrane protein 68 isoform X1, whose product MSGSGNQSCLTGAEDTVSFLVCVFHALEDWAGIGQVEDYLSVLEYLLWVFTPLVIVFILPFLIVILLYLSILFLHVYKRKNQLREAYSNNLWDGARKTLATLWDGHGAIWHGYEIHGLEKIPDKGPALIVYYHGAIPIDYYYFLATLILQKGRTCHSVADHILFKIPGFKLLLEVFSVIHGPQEECVRALRNGHLLGISPGGVREALLSDETYPLLWGKRKGFAQVAIDSQVPVIPMFTQNVREGFRSLGTLRFFRWVYERFRLPAAPIYGGFPVKFRTFLGDPIPYDPNLNAAELAEKVQQAVQSLIDQHQQIPGNILRALLERFHTKHKDH is encoded by the exons ATGTCAGGCAGTGGGAACCAGTCCTGTCTGACGGGAGCCGAGGACACCGTCTCGTTCCTG gtgtgtgtgttccatgcTTTGGAGGATTGGGCAGGCATTGGTCAGGTGGAGGACTACCTGAGTGTTTTGGAGTACCTGCTGTGGGTCTTCACCCCTCTGGTCATCGTCTTCATCTTGCCCTTCCTCATTGTCATCCTGCTTTACTTGTCTATACTCTTCCTCCATGTCTATAAG AGGAAGAACCAGCTGAGGGAAGCGTACAGTAACAACCTGTGGGATGGAGCCAGGAAGACCCTGGCTACACTGTGGGACGGACATGGAGCCATATGGCATG GCTATGAGATCCATGGGCTGGAGAAGATCCCCGACAAAGGACCAGCTCTGATCGTCTACTACCACGGAGCGATTCCCATCGACTACTACTACTTCCTGGCCACCCTTATCCTCCAGAAAGGACGGACCTGTCACTCTGTAGCTGACCACATCCTCTTCAAGATCCCAG GCTTCAAGTTACTGCTGGAGGTGTTCAGTGTGATCCATGGTCCTCAGGAAGAGTGCGTGCGGGCCCTGAGGAATGGTCACTTGTTGGGGATTTCTCCAGGAGGAGTGCGGGAAGCTCTGCTCAGCGATGAGACCTACCCTCTTCTCTGGGGCAAACGCAAAGGCTTTGCCCAGGTCGCCATCGACTCTCAAGTG ccAGTAATTCCAATGTTTACTCAGAATGTACGGGAAGGCTTCAGGTCTCTGGGAACACTCA gATTTTTTCGCTGGGTGTATGAGAGGTTCCGTCTCCCTGCGGCACCTATTTATGGTGGATTTCCTGTGAAATTTCGGACCTTCCTTGGAGATCCCATCCCGTACGACCCCAACCTAAATGCTGCAGAGCTGGCAGAGAAa GTACAGCAGGCGGTCCAGTCTCTGATAGACCAGCACCAGCAGATACCAGGGAACATCCTGAGAGCCTTGTTGGAGAGATtccacaccaaacacaaagaccATTAA
- the tgs1 gene encoding trimethylguanosine synthase, which yields MMPERCRVTVVADLFFSRKHRLEEGEPEEEEERIHCLCSRAFVQDRELYRSDNRLLPPQQTHTVVQGAGDDDDDEEEEEEDKEEEEAEDVLDEEAHLMASMGLPLAFVSSAGRRRAGRRLATYQKEPAEEEEEENQLQVDNKVNEEEVCDPLEEGGGGVQDAGWETYWAQQGESLLWSSWLEKHPETELLSAEEPGTVTAPWDDPETRAVWDKHAADTYYSYWEQYSYWTAEGWTTDQSVCSGITGGVEAAGVMDSAELQDGENGAESQQREEEVKALHEDVEVLKDLLGQKCTLEAAGSSVTDSKTHGECESGTDIKEQSEDQLCGSDDPSDGGNDRKRPAQKSSSQQDTAKHTESQQAAISPDRRHGSRNKMSEREDDDEDDKPPGGGHAKVKRSHELDVEESPRLTPEEAWRQLGLKHNPEPQFDSVLSFKGGACQKRQRWTKRAVRSVNKHTRFSQTGGDDTRPKVCSALYKVQNFLKKSQASPCERDELGWRRAQEPEDNPPFLAEEEKTELKSATKGEEALEEESSNSLSGSDADRMKYTQPSAVSSEEEKEEQQEQPGRQLTYPEAPDFLLPEAPEDNRESSVKDGKKQKQKKGKRRKKQQVPADMADEPELAKYWAQRYRLFSRFDEGIRLDREGWFSVTPERIAEHIALRVQHSFCDSQLVIDAFCGVGGNAIQFALTGKRVLAVDIDPVRLSLARHNATVYGVADQIEFLQGDFLQLAPRLRGDVVFLSPPWGGPDYLTAEVFDIRTMMEPDGFEIFRLAKLISGNIVYFLPRNADMDQIASLAGPGGKVEVEQNLLNNKLKTVTAYFGSLITSDSQ from the exons ATGATGCCGGAGCGGTGCCGGGTGACCGTGGTGGCCGATCTCTTCTTCAGCAGGAAACACCGACTTGAGGAGGGGGagccggaggaagaggaggagaggatccaCTGTCTGTGCTCCAGAGCCTTCGTACA ggatcGGGAGCTGTACCGCTCTGACAACAGACTGCTGCCCcctcaacagacacacactgtagtcCAAG GagcaggtgatgatgatgatgacgaggaggaggaagaggaggacaaggaggaagaggaggctgaggatgTGCTGGATGAAGAGGCTCACCTGATGGCCAGCATGGGTCTGCCTCTGGCCTTCGTCAGCTCCGCTGGCCGGAGGAGAGCA GGGAGGAGGTTGGCCACATACCAGAAGGAaccagctgaggaggaggaagaagaaaaccagCTACAGGTCGACAACAAAG TTAatgaagaggaagtgtgtgatccactggaggaaggaggaggaggggtccaAGATGCTGGCTGGGAAACCTACTGGG CTCAACAGGGTGAATCTCTGCTGTGGAGCAGCTGGCTGGAGAAACATCCAGAGACTGAGCTGCTGTCTGCAGAAGAACCAGGAACAGTTACTGCACCTTGGGACGACCCAGAAACAAGGGCTGTATGGGACAAACACGCTGCAGACACCTACTACTCCTACTGGGAGCAGTATTCTTACTGGACCGCAGAGGGCTGGACCACTGACCAGTCTGTCTGTAGTGGGATCACTGGTGGTGTAGAAGCAGCAGGGGTGATGGACTCAGCGGAACTGCAGGATGGGGAGAATGGAGCCGAGAGCcaacagagggaagaagaagtgaaGGCTCTTCACGAGGACGTTGAGGTTTTGAAAGACCTGCTTGGACAGAAATGCACATTGGAAGCAGCTGGGAGCTCAGTGACTGACTCAAAGACACAcggagagtgtgagagtgggACTGATATCAAAGAGCAGTCAGAGGATCAGCTCTGCGGCTCTGATGATCCTTCTGATGGAGGGAATGATCGCAAAAGACCTGCTCAAAAGTCCTCCTCACAGCAGGACACGGCTAAACATACAG AATCCCAACAGGCTGCTATCAGCCCCGACAGACGGCACGGCTCAAGGAATAAGATGTCCGAACGAGAAGATGACGACGAGGATGACAAACCCCCAGGAGGAGGACATGCTAAAGTCAAACGCAG TCACGAGCTGGACGTGGAGGAGAGCCCCCGCCTGACGCCTGAAGAAGCTTGGCGTCAACTGGGACTCAAACACAACCCGGAGCCCCA GTTCGACAGTGTGTTGAGCTTTAAAGGTGGTGCCTGTCAGAAGCGTCAGAGGTGGACCAAGAGAGCGGTCCGCAGCGTCAACAAACACACCAGGTTCTCCCAAACAGGAGGAGACGACACACGGCCCAAGGTCTGCTCGGCCCTCTACAAG GTCCAAAACTTCCTTAAAAAGTCACAGGCGAGTCCTTGTGAGCGGGATGAGTTGGGATGGAGACGTGCACAGGAGCCTGAGGACAACCCTCCATTTCtggcagaagaggagaagacggagTTGAAGAGTGCCACGAAAGGAGAAGAGGCTTTGGAAGAAGAGAGTTCCAATTCTCTGTCCGGTTCGGATGCAGACAGGATGAAGTACACTCAGCCCAGCGCTGTTAGTagcgaggaggagaaagaggagcagcaggagcagcctgGTAGACAGTTAACATATCCAGAAGCTCCTGACTTTCTCCTGCCTGAGGCGCCTGAAGACAACCGCG AGTCCAGTGTGAAAGATggaaagaagcagaagcagaagaagggTAAGCggaggaagaagcagcaggTCCCGGCGGACATGGCAGATGAACCGGAGTTGGCCAAGTACTGGGCTCAACGCTACAGACTCTTCTCTCGCTTCGATGAAGGGATCAGGCTGGACCGAG AGGGCTGGTTCTCCGTGACGCCGGAGAGGATCGCTGAGCATATCGCCCTCCGGGTGCAGCACAGCTTCTGTGACTCTCAGCTGGTCATAGACGCCTTCTGTGGCGTGGGAGGAAACGCCATCCAGTTCGCCCTCACTGGAAAGAGAG TCCTGGCCGTCGACATCGACCCGGTGCGGTTGAGCTTGGCGCGGCACAATGCAACGGTGTACGGCGTGGCCGATCAAATTGAATTCCTGCAAGGGGACTTCCTTCAGCTGGCGCCGCGTCTCCGTGGCGACGTGGTCTTCCTGTCACCACCGTGGGGAGGACCAGACTACCTGACAGCGGAGGTGTTTGACATCAGGACCATGATGGAACCTGATGG ATTTGAGATTTTCCGCCTGGCCAAACTGATATCAGGGAACATCGTGTACTTCCTTCCTCGCAACGCTGACATGGATCAG ATCGCCTCTCTGGCTGGTCCAGGGgggaaggtggaggtggagcagaaCCTGCTCAACAACAAGCTGAAGACGGTGACAGCTTACTTCGGCAGCTTGATCACATCCGACAGCCAGTGA
- the tmem68 gene encoding transmembrane protein 68 isoform X2: MSGSGNQSCLTGAEDTVSFLRKNQLREAYSNNLWDGARKTLATLWDGHGAIWHGYEIHGLEKIPDKGPALIVYYHGAIPIDYYYFLATLILQKGRTCHSVADHILFKIPGFKLLLEVFSVIHGPQEECVRALRNGHLLGISPGGVREALLSDETYPLLWGKRKGFAQVAIDSQVPVIPMFTQNVREGFRSLGTLRFFRWVYERFRLPAAPIYGGFPVKFRTFLGDPIPYDPNLNAAELAEKVQQAVQSLIDQHQQIPGNILRALLERFHTKHKDH, encoded by the exons ATGTCAGGCAGTGGGAACCAGTCCTGTCTGACGGGAGCCGAGGACACCGTCTCGTTCCTG AGGAAGAACCAGCTGAGGGAAGCGTACAGTAACAACCTGTGGGATGGAGCCAGGAAGACCCTGGCTACACTGTGGGACGGACATGGAGCCATATGGCATG GCTATGAGATCCATGGGCTGGAGAAGATCCCCGACAAAGGACCAGCTCTGATCGTCTACTACCACGGAGCGATTCCCATCGACTACTACTACTTCCTGGCCACCCTTATCCTCCAGAAAGGACGGACCTGTCACTCTGTAGCTGACCACATCCTCTTCAAGATCCCAG GCTTCAAGTTACTGCTGGAGGTGTTCAGTGTGATCCATGGTCCTCAGGAAGAGTGCGTGCGGGCCCTGAGGAATGGTCACTTGTTGGGGATTTCTCCAGGAGGAGTGCGGGAAGCTCTGCTCAGCGATGAGACCTACCCTCTTCTCTGGGGCAAACGCAAAGGCTTTGCCCAGGTCGCCATCGACTCTCAAGTG ccAGTAATTCCAATGTTTACTCAGAATGTACGGGAAGGCTTCAGGTCTCTGGGAACACTCA gATTTTTTCGCTGGGTGTATGAGAGGTTCCGTCTCCCTGCGGCACCTATTTATGGTGGATTTCCTGTGAAATTTCGGACCTTCCTTGGAGATCCCATCCCGTACGACCCCAACCTAAATGCTGCAGAGCTGGCAGAGAAa GTACAGCAGGCGGTCCAGTCTCTGATAGACCAGCACCAGCAGATACCAGGGAACATCCTGAGAGCCTTGTTGGAGAGATtccacaccaaacacaaagaccATTAA